A region of Pyxidicoccus parkwaysis DNA encodes the following proteins:
- a CDS encoding bifunctional acetate--CoA ligase family protein/GNAT family N-acetyltransferase, with protein MDSRAPGSQKTDPSHNVLHQQPTRLPLDVLFKPRSVAVVGASERPGSVGRTVLWNLISNPFGGTVYPVNPQRPNVLGIKAWPSLRALPEPVDLAVIVTPAAAVPGVIRECAELGVRGAIIISAGFKETGPEGVRLEREILEVAQAARIRIIGPNCLGVMRPTTGFNATFAGAMARPGNVAFISQSGALLTAILDWSLRESVGFSAFVSVGSMLDVGWGDLIDYLADDPMTRSILLYMESIGDARAFLSAAREVALTKPIIVIKAGRTAQAAQAAASHTGTLTGSDEVLSAAFRRTGVLRVDSIADLFYMAETLARQPRPAGRRLTILTNAGGPGVLATDALVAGGGELAALTDDTRKALDGFLPPQWSHGNPVDILGDAAPERYAKALEVAGKDPNSDGLLVILTPQDMTEPTQTADRLKPYAKLHGKPVLASWMGGSEVAAGERILNDAGIPTFDYPDTAARIFNYMWRYSYNLAGLYETPTLAEEHAAARDEARRQIDEARAAGRTLLTEYESKKLLASYGIPTVETRLALTEDAAVAEASALGYPVVVKLHSRSVTHKTDVGGVRLNLPDGDAVRAAFRGIRERLRELGQADAFEGVTVQPMVKLDGYELIVGSGLDAQFGPVLLFGAGGVLVEVFKDRALGLPPLNTTLARRMMEQTRIYQALRGVRGRAPVDLGALERLMVRFSRLVVEQRFVKEIDINPLLASPERLLALDARVVLQPPEVTEADLPKLAIEPYPQQYVKPFRMTSGEEVLLRPIRPEDEPRMEAFHRTLSEHTVFLRYAGLLHVNTRVAHERLARICFNDYARELALVAERKDGSLLGVGRLTRLRGTQDAEFAILISDLAQKQGLGTELLSRLVDIGRDWKMQRIVADILAGNRAMQTISRKLGFSILPHEELAPDMVKAVKVLD; from the coding sequence ATGGACTCGCGTGCTCCCGGCTCTCAGAAGACGGACCCGTCCCACAACGTGCTCCACCAGCAGCCCACGCGGCTGCCGCTGGACGTGCTCTTCAAGCCGCGTAGCGTGGCGGTAGTGGGCGCCAGCGAGCGCCCGGGCAGCGTGGGCCGCACCGTCCTCTGGAACCTCATCAGCAACCCGTTTGGCGGCACCGTCTACCCCGTCAACCCGCAGCGGCCCAACGTGCTGGGCATCAAGGCGTGGCCGTCCCTGCGCGCGCTCCCGGAGCCGGTGGACCTGGCCGTCATCGTCACGCCCGCCGCCGCCGTGCCGGGCGTCATCCGCGAGTGCGCCGAATTGGGCGTGCGCGGAGCCATCATCATCTCTGCTGGCTTCAAGGAAACCGGCCCCGAGGGCGTGCGCCTGGAGCGCGAAATCCTCGAGGTGGCGCAGGCGGCACGCATCCGCATCATCGGCCCCAACTGCCTGGGCGTGATGCGGCCGACGACCGGCTTCAACGCGACGTTCGCAGGCGCCATGGCCCGGCCGGGCAACGTGGCCTTCATCAGTCAGAGCGGCGCGCTGCTCACCGCCATCCTCGACTGGAGCCTGCGCGAGTCCGTGGGCTTCAGCGCCTTCGTGTCCGTGGGCTCCATGCTGGACGTGGGCTGGGGCGACCTCATCGACTACCTCGCCGATGACCCGATGACGCGCTCCATCCTCCTCTACATGGAGTCCATCGGCGACGCGCGCGCGTTCCTCTCCGCCGCTCGCGAGGTGGCGCTCACCAAGCCCATCATCGTCATCAAGGCCGGCCGCACCGCGCAGGCCGCGCAGGCCGCCGCGTCGCATACCGGCACGCTGACGGGCAGCGACGAGGTGCTCAGCGCCGCGTTCCGCCGCACCGGCGTGCTGCGCGTGGACTCGATTGCCGACCTCTTCTACATGGCCGAGACGCTGGCCCGGCAGCCGCGTCCCGCCGGACGCCGGCTCACCATCCTCACCAACGCGGGCGGGCCCGGAGTGCTCGCCACGGATGCGCTGGTGGCCGGAGGCGGTGAACTGGCCGCGCTGACGGACGACACGCGCAAGGCGCTGGACGGGTTCCTTCCTCCGCAGTGGAGCCACGGCAATCCGGTGGACATCCTCGGAGACGCGGCCCCGGAGCGGTATGCGAAGGCGCTGGAGGTGGCGGGGAAGGACCCGAACAGCGATGGCCTGCTCGTCATCCTCACGCCGCAGGACATGACCGAGCCCACGCAGACGGCGGACCGGCTCAAGCCGTACGCGAAGCTGCACGGCAAGCCGGTGCTGGCGAGCTGGATGGGAGGCTCGGAGGTGGCGGCGGGGGAGCGCATCCTCAACGACGCGGGCATTCCGACGTTCGACTATCCGGACACGGCGGCGCGCATCTTCAATTACATGTGGCGCTACTCGTACAACCTCGCCGGCCTGTACGAGACGCCGACGCTCGCGGAGGAGCACGCCGCCGCGCGTGATGAGGCTCGCCGGCAGATTGACGAGGCCCGCGCGGCCGGACGCACGCTGCTGACGGAGTACGAGTCCAAGAAGCTCCTGGCTTCGTACGGAATACCCACGGTGGAGACGCGCCTCGCGCTCACGGAGGACGCGGCGGTGGCCGAGGCCTCGGCGCTAGGCTACCCGGTGGTGGTGAAGCTGCACTCGCGCTCGGTGACGCACAAGACGGACGTAGGGGGCGTGCGGCTGAACCTGCCAGACGGAGACGCGGTGCGCGCGGCTTTCCGTGGCATCCGTGAGCGACTGCGGGAGCTGGGACAGGCGGATGCGTTCGAGGGCGTGACGGTGCAGCCGATGGTGAAGCTGGACGGGTACGAGCTCATCGTCGGCAGCGGGCTGGACGCGCAGTTCGGCCCGGTGCTGCTGTTCGGCGCGGGCGGCGTGTTGGTGGAGGTGTTCAAGGACCGCGCGCTGGGACTGCCGCCGCTCAACACCACGCTGGCGCGACGGATGATGGAGCAGACGCGCATCTATCAAGCGCTGCGCGGCGTGCGTGGGCGGGCGCCGGTGGACCTGGGCGCGCTGGAGCGGTTGATGGTGCGCTTCAGCCGGCTGGTGGTGGAGCAGCGGTTCGTGAAGGAAATCGACATCAATCCGCTGCTGGCCTCACCGGAGCGACTGCTGGCGCTGGACGCGCGCGTGGTGCTGCAACCGCCGGAGGTGACGGAGGCGGACCTGCCGAAGCTGGCGATTGAGCCGTACCCGCAGCAATACGTGAAGCCATTCCGGATGACGAGCGGCGAGGAGGTGCTGCTGCGCCCCATCCGTCCGGAGGACGAGCCGCGGATGGAGGCGTTCCACCGGACGCTGTCCGAGCACACGGTGTTCCTGCGCTACGCGGGCCTGCTGCACGTCAACACGCGCGTGGCACACGAGCGGCTGGCGCGCATCTGCTTCAACGACTACGCGCGCGAATTGGCGCTGGTGGCGGAGCGGAAGGACGGCTCGTTGCTCGGGGTAGGGCGGCTGACTCGACTGCGGGGGACGCAGGATGCGGAGTTCGCCATCCTTATCAGCGACCTGGCGCAGAAGCAGGGGTTGGGCACGGAGCTGTTGAGCCGGCTGGTGGACATCGGGCGTGACTGGAAGATGCAGCGAATCGTGGCGGACATCCTCGCGGGGAACCGGGCCATGCAGACCATCAGCCGCAAGCTGGGCTTCTCCATCCTCCCGCACGAGGAGCTGGCACCGGACATGGTGAAGGCGGTGAAGGTGCTCGACTGA
- a CDS encoding type II toxin-antitoxin system Phd/YefM family antitoxin yields the protein MKSLRVSEDIVPISDFKAQASEWLRKLGESGQPLVITQNGKPAGVLLSPESFDELTEKIRFVASIEEGLDDARAGRVHRHADVVAEMKKRYQKPARSRSK from the coding sequence ATGAAGTCCCTGCGCGTTTCCGAAGACATCGTCCCCATCAGCGACTTCAAGGCCCAGGCATCGGAGTGGCTGCGGAAGCTGGGGGAGTCCGGCCAGCCGCTGGTCATCACCCAGAATGGCAAGCCCGCCGGAGTGCTGCTGTCCCCCGAGTCCTTCGATGAGCTGACGGAGAAGATCCGCTTTGTCGCCTCCATCGAAGAAGGACTCGACGATGCGAGGGCAGGGCGGGTGCACCGGCATGCCGACGTGGTGGCGGAGATGAAGAAGCGCTACCAGAAGCCGGCGAGGTCTCGTTCGAAGTGA
- a CDS encoding type II toxin-antitoxin system RelE/ParE family toxin, whose protein sequence is MKRPSQARRRALRIVWTALALRDLQDIGDFIAHDNPKAAEAWVAELAATVESIAGLPHSGRVVPELGREGIREVLRRTYRIVYRVRSRTVEVLTVFEGRRLLPRRAIPKEP, encoded by the coding sequence GTGAAGCGCCCCTCCCAAGCTCGGAGACGTGCACTCCGAATCGTCTGGACGGCCCTGGCGCTGCGGGACCTCCAGGACATTGGCGACTTCATCGCTCACGACAATCCGAAGGCTGCGGAGGCCTGGGTCGCCGAGCTGGCCGCGACTGTCGAGTCCATTGCAGGCCTGCCACACTCCGGAAGAGTGGTGCCCGAGCTCGGGCGTGAGGGCATCCGCGAGGTGCTCCGCCGCACCTACCGAATCGTCTACCGCGTCAGGAGCCGGACTGTGGAAGTGCTGACGGTTTTCGAGGGACGTCGGCTACTCCCGCGACGAGCCATTCCGAAAGAACCCTGA
- a CDS encoding DUF4142 domain-containing protein, translating to MRMTRSWLWAVAASAGLAAAAACTSGGKEDNIETALQVDAGADAGMGGENIALTDAEIAQVVLVANDGEVMLAQAILTRAVDASVRDFNTRMVNEHTAARQRAEQMFQAQGIQPKDSVVSQHLQEEVQRLMSALEKAPDAKFDLAAMDAQLTAHARTALTADALLAPQAQNAALQQELQTERVTVQQHLDAAAALQTALYAGDAGTPDAGIPTYP from the coding sequence ATGCGGATGACGAGGAGCTGGTTGTGGGCGGTGGCAGCGAGCGCCGGCCTGGCGGCGGCGGCGGCGTGCACGAGCGGGGGCAAAGAGGACAACATCGAGACGGCCCTGCAGGTGGACGCGGGCGCGGATGCGGGCATGGGTGGGGAGAACATCGCGCTCACCGATGCCGAGATTGCCCAGGTGGTGCTGGTGGCGAACGACGGCGAGGTGATGCTGGCGCAGGCGATATTGACCCGCGCGGTGGATGCCTCGGTGCGGGACTTCAACACCCGCATGGTGAACGAGCACACCGCGGCCCGGCAGCGGGCGGAGCAGATGTTTCAGGCGCAGGGCATCCAGCCGAAGGACAGCGTCGTCTCGCAGCACCTGCAGGAGGAGGTGCAGCGGCTGATGTCGGCGCTGGAGAAGGCGCCGGATGCGAAGTTCGACCTGGCGGCCATGGACGCGCAGCTCACGGCGCATGCGCGCACGGCGCTGACGGCGGACGCGCTGCTCGCACCGCAGGCGCAGAACGCGGCGCTCCAGCAGGAGCTCCAGACGGAGCGGGTGACCGTCCAGCAGCACCTCGATGCGGCGGCGGCGCTGCAGACCGCTCTCTACGCCGGCGACGCTGGCACGCCGGACGCTGGCATTCCGACCTACCCGTAG
- a CDS encoding DEAD/DEAH box helicase — protein MATSETQAPLAALLPKPGEPPLDADEILNRFVGYVATNGLSLYPAQEEAILELLAGKHLFLKTPTGSGKSLVATALHFKAMCEGKVSFYTCPIKALVNEKFFALCDAFGAENVGMLTGDASINRNAKILCCTAEILANLALRDAGARVDYVVMDEFHYYSDKERGVAWQLPLIALPDTTFLLMSATLGPTHVIEESLEKLTSREVATVRSDQRPVPLDFDYSERALHETIEDLIARGKYPIYLVNFTQRAAAEQAQNLMSVDFSTKEEKEAIRLALLDAPFDTPYGKEFQRFLRHGIGMHHAGLLPKYRLLVEKLAQGGHLKVISGTDTLGVGVNIPIRTVLFTQLFKFNGEKLATLSVRDFKQIAGRAGRKGFDTQGSVVAQAPEYVVENIKQAAKEAAGKKKAPKAKPPQKGFVQYDRTTFERLQNGMPEPLESRFAVSHGMILNLLQSDHETEGRGGYKRLVQLIQRCHDSDYLKRRHLKESARDFRTLVGAGIVEVVRGQNGSGARVKVAGELQHDFSLNHTLSLYLLETLELLDPTTDTYALDVVTLVESILENPDVVLYAQLNQLKGEKVNELKAQGVEYDDRMEELEKLEWPKPNRDFIYGTFNKFAQKHPWVGEENIRPKSVVRDMFERFMSFHDYVREYGLQRSEGVLLRYVNDVYKTLVQTVPERFRTEEVEDFCDHLRATLRQVDSSLLDEWERMKNPEAVIAAKPVVELKPKELTDDPKAFAARVREELHRLLRALGQKRYMDALAMLDNPLGEWTAPKLEQAMAPYFEENKLVVLTPQARKPANSFIKESGTRLWEAQQRIMDPEGHGDWMLDCEIDLRDRKIDDGPILMLRRIGT, from the coding sequence ATGGCTACCTCTGAAACCCAAGCCCCGCTCGCCGCCCTGCTGCCCAAGCCGGGCGAGCCACCCCTGGACGCGGACGAAATCCTCAACCGCTTCGTCGGCTACGTGGCCACGAACGGGCTGAGCCTCTACCCCGCCCAGGAGGAGGCCATCCTGGAGCTGCTGGCGGGCAAGCACCTGTTCCTGAAGACGCCCACCGGCTCCGGCAAGTCGCTCGTCGCCACCGCGCTCCACTTCAAGGCCATGTGCGAGGGCAAGGTCTCCTTCTACACCTGCCCCATCAAGGCCCTGGTCAACGAGAAGTTCTTCGCCCTCTGCGACGCCTTCGGCGCAGAGAACGTCGGCATGCTCACCGGCGACGCGAGCATCAACCGCAACGCGAAGATTCTCTGCTGTACGGCGGAAATCCTCGCCAACCTCGCCCTGCGCGACGCGGGCGCCCGCGTGGACTACGTCGTCATGGACGAGTTCCACTACTACTCCGACAAGGAGCGCGGCGTGGCGTGGCAGTTGCCGCTGATTGCCCTGCCGGACACGACGTTCCTCCTCATGTCCGCCACGCTCGGCCCCACGCACGTCATCGAGGAGAGCCTCGAGAAGCTCACCAGCCGTGAGGTCGCCACCGTGCGCAGCGACCAGCGTCCCGTGCCGCTGGACTTCGACTACAGCGAGCGGGCGCTGCACGAGACGATTGAGGACCTCATCGCTCGCGGGAAGTACCCCATCTACCTCGTCAACTTCACCCAGCGCGCCGCCGCCGAGCAGGCGCAGAACCTCATGAGCGTGGACTTCTCCACCAAGGAGGAGAAGGAGGCCATCCGCCTCGCGCTGTTGGATGCGCCGTTCGACACGCCCTACGGCAAGGAGTTCCAGCGCTTCCTGCGCCACGGCATCGGCATGCACCACGCGGGCCTGCTGCCCAAGTACCGGCTCCTCGTGGAGAAGCTGGCGCAGGGCGGGCACCTCAAGGTCATCAGCGGCACGGACACGCTGGGCGTGGGCGTCAACATTCCCATCCGCACCGTGCTCTTCACGCAGCTCTTCAAGTTCAACGGCGAGAAGCTGGCCACGCTGAGCGTGCGCGACTTCAAGCAGATTGCCGGCCGCGCGGGCCGCAAGGGCTTCGACACGCAGGGCAGCGTGGTGGCCCAGGCCCCCGAGTACGTCGTCGAGAACATCAAGCAGGCGGCCAAGGAGGCCGCGGGCAAGAAGAAGGCGCCCAAGGCGAAGCCTCCGCAGAAGGGCTTCGTCCAGTACGACCGCACCACCTTCGAGCGGCTCCAGAACGGCATGCCCGAGCCGCTGGAGTCCCGCTTCGCCGTGTCGCACGGGATGATTCTCAACCTCCTCCAGAGCGACCACGAGACGGAAGGAAGGGGCGGCTACAAGCGTCTGGTGCAGCTCATCCAGCGCTGCCATGACTCGGACTACCTCAAGCGCCGGCACTTGAAGGAGTCCGCGCGCGACTTCCGCACGCTGGTGGGCGCGGGCATCGTCGAGGTGGTGCGCGGACAGAACGGCTCCGGCGCGCGCGTGAAGGTGGCGGGCGAGCTGCAACACGACTTCAGCCTCAACCACACCCTGTCGCTGTACCTGCTGGAGACGCTGGAGCTGTTGGACCCCACCACGGACACGTACGCGCTGGACGTGGTGACGCTGGTGGAGTCGATTCTGGAGAACCCGGACGTGGTGCTCTACGCGCAGCTCAACCAGCTCAAGGGCGAGAAGGTCAACGAGCTGAAGGCGCAGGGCGTGGAGTACGACGACCGGATGGAGGAGCTGGAGAAGCTGGAGTGGCCCAAGCCCAACCGCGACTTCATCTACGGCACCTTCAACAAGTTCGCGCAGAAGCACCCGTGGGTGGGCGAGGAGAACATCCGTCCCAAGTCGGTGGTGCGGGACATGTTCGAGCGCTTCATGTCCTTCCACGACTACGTGCGCGAGTACGGCCTGCAGCGCAGCGAGGGCGTGCTGCTGCGCTACGTGAATGACGTCTACAAGACGCTGGTGCAGACGGTGCCGGAGCGCTTCCGCACGGAGGAGGTGGAGGACTTCTGCGACCACCTGCGCGCCACGCTGCGGCAGGTGGACTCCAGCCTGCTGGACGAGTGGGAGCGGATGAAGAACCCGGAGGCCGTCATCGCCGCGAAGCCGGTGGTGGAGCTCAAGCCGAAGGAGCTCACCGACGACCCGAAGGCCTTCGCCGCCCGCGTGCGCGAGGAGCTGCACCGGTTGCTCCGCGCGCTGGGGCAGAAGCGCTACATGGACGCGCTGGCCATGCTGGACAACCCGCTGGGCGAGTGGACCGCGCCCAAGCTGGAGCAGGCCATGGCGCCGTACTTCGAGGAGAACAAGCTGGTGGTGCTCACTCCGCAGGCGCGCAAGCCGGCCAACAGCTTCATCAAGGAGTCGGGCACGCGGCTGTGGGAGGCCCAGCAGCGCATCATGGACCCGGAAGGCCACGGAGACTGGATGCTCGACTGCGAGATCGACCTGCGCGACAGGAAGATCGACGACGGGCCCATCCTCATGCTGCGGCGTATCGGGACTTGA
- a CDS encoding phosphoenolpyruvate carboxylase encodes MARLRALDPPLRRDVRLLGRLLGEVLVEQEGQALFDLEEEVRRLAIQRRRGPVAGRRAAAAKLAEVLERLPVERAEPVLRAFSVYFQLVNLAEQHHRIRRAREHARSTESQPQRGSLEATLLTLKTAGVPAERVREAIRAMRVTLTLTAHPTQAVRRTLLEKLYRMAGFLEERDRCELTPRESADNLESLREEITSLWETDELRRERPTVGDEVKNILWYVEEVLAEQIALVPELMDWAFERAYGEPLGPAGTPVRVHSWVGGDMDGNPLVTPEVFADTLRAHRARGLRLLLRELEELGGRLSQSSRHAKPSEELEASLARDAAELPEAERRLGPRTIGEPWRRKLRFIEERLQRALSHVTAQRAGETAPMPAGAYRTPEALLSDLDLMARSLEEAKGAHAGLRQVRRMRERVCALGLSLAELEARVPAEDAVSAAASLNGGPPPTEGGARLLAVLTKLREAQAESGEPACRTLILSMASTADDVLAAFRCVKHAGLWDEKRGCATVDVVPLFEQLGALDAGPDVLRTLFANAEYRRHLDARGVQEVMVGYSDSGKEVGLLAASAALQRAQIALTEAARAAGVPLRLFHGRGESVARGGGPAQEAILALPPGAVAGGYKATEQGEALDHKYARPELARRTLELVLGGVLLHTLDAQPRPPPEHERTFRAVFDTLADTGRREYRALVWEDPHFLELFTAATPVEEIASLPIGSRPSKRKAGGLETLRAIPWVFAWTQNRAILPGWYGVGSALEAYAKEEGGAAMLKRMYREWPFFRTVIDNVTMVLAKTDMAIAGRYAKLAPAFTQALWRRIQQEHLRTRKQVKRLTGELRLLDNNPSLQRSISLRNPYVDPMSFLQVELLKRKRQGQPECDRPLLLTLNGIAAGMRNTG; translated from the coding sequence ATGGCCCGACTGCGTGCGTTGGATCCGCCCCTGCGTCGTGACGTCCGCCTGCTCGGCAGGCTCCTCGGTGAGGTGCTCGTCGAGCAGGAAGGCCAGGCGCTCTTCGACCTCGAAGAAGAGGTCCGGCGCCTGGCGATTCAGCGTCGCCGAGGCCCCGTGGCGGGTCGGAGGGCCGCTGCGGCGAAGCTGGCGGAGGTGCTGGAGCGCCTGCCCGTCGAGCGCGCCGAGCCCGTGCTGCGCGCCTTCTCCGTCTACTTCCAGCTCGTCAACCTCGCGGAGCAGCACCACCGCATCCGCCGCGCGCGCGAGCATGCGAGGTCCACGGAGTCGCAGCCCCAGCGTGGCTCGCTGGAGGCCACGCTGCTGACGCTCAAGACGGCCGGTGTGCCCGCCGAGCGCGTGCGTGAGGCCATCCGCGCCATGCGCGTGACGCTCACCCTCACCGCGCACCCCACGCAGGCCGTGCGCCGCACGCTGCTGGAGAAGCTGTACCGCATGGCTGGGTTCCTGGAGGAGCGCGACAGGTGCGAGCTGACGCCGCGCGAGTCCGCCGACAACCTGGAGTCCCTCCGCGAGGAAATCACCAGCCTGTGGGAGACGGATGAACTGCGCCGCGAGCGACCCACCGTGGGCGACGAGGTGAAGAACATCCTCTGGTACGTGGAGGAGGTCCTCGCCGAGCAGATTGCCCTGGTGCCCGAGCTGATGGACTGGGCCTTCGAGCGCGCCTACGGAGAGCCGCTCGGGCCGGCGGGCACACCCGTGCGCGTCCACTCGTGGGTGGGCGGGGACATGGACGGCAACCCGCTGGTGACGCCGGAGGTGTTCGCCGACACGCTGCGCGCCCACCGCGCCCGCGGCCTGCGACTGCTACTGCGCGAGCTGGAGGAACTGGGAGGACGCCTCTCGCAGTCCTCGCGTCACGCGAAGCCGTCCGAGGAACTGGAGGCGTCGCTCGCGCGCGACGCGGCGGAGTTGCCCGAGGCGGAGCGCCGCCTTGGCCCGCGCACCATCGGCGAGCCCTGGCGTCGCAAGCTGCGCTTCATCGAGGAGCGCTTGCAGCGCGCGCTGAGCCACGTGACGGCGCAGCGTGCGGGTGAGACGGCTCCGATGCCTGCGGGCGCCTACCGCACGCCCGAGGCGCTGCTCTCGGACCTGGACCTGATGGCGCGCTCGCTGGAGGAAGCGAAGGGCGCGCATGCGGGGCTACGACAGGTGCGCCGCATGCGCGAGCGCGTGTGCGCGCTGGGCCTGTCCCTCGCGGAGCTGGAGGCCCGCGTGCCGGCGGAGGACGCGGTGAGCGCGGCGGCGTCACTGAACGGAGGCCCGCCGCCCACGGAGGGCGGAGCGCGGCTGCTCGCGGTGCTGACGAAGCTGCGCGAGGCCCAGGCCGAGTCCGGTGAGCCCGCATGCCGCACGCTCATCCTCAGCATGGCCAGCACCGCGGACGACGTGCTCGCGGCCTTCCGCTGCGTGAAGCACGCGGGCCTGTGGGACGAGAAGCGCGGCTGCGCCACCGTGGACGTGGTGCCCCTCTTCGAGCAGCTCGGCGCGCTGGACGCGGGGCCGGACGTGCTGCGCACCCTCTTCGCCAACGCCGAGTACCGCCGCCACCTGGACGCGCGAGGCGTGCAGGAGGTGATGGTGGGCTACAGCGACTCCGGCAAGGAGGTGGGTCTGCTCGCGGCGAGCGCGGCGCTCCAGCGCGCGCAGATTGCGCTGACGGAAGCCGCGCGCGCGGCGGGCGTGCCCCTGCGCCTGTTCCACGGACGCGGCGAGTCCGTGGCGCGCGGTGGCGGCCCCGCGCAGGAGGCCATCCTCGCGCTGCCCCCGGGCGCGGTGGCGGGCGGCTACAAGGCGACGGAGCAGGGCGAGGCGCTGGACCACAAGTACGCGCGCCCCGAGCTGGCGCGACGCACGCTGGAGCTCGTCCTCGGCGGTGTGTTGCTGCACACGTTGGATGCGCAGCCGCGTCCGCCGCCGGAGCACGAGCGCACCTTCCGTGCTGTCTTCGACACGCTGGCGGACACGGGCCGGCGCGAGTACCGCGCGCTGGTGTGGGAGGACCCGCACTTCCTGGAGCTCTTCACCGCCGCGACGCCGGTGGAGGAGATTGCGTCGCTGCCCATCGGCTCGCGCCCCAGCAAGCGGAAGGCGGGAGGACTGGAGACGCTGCGCGCGATTCCGTGGGTGTTCGCGTGGACGCAGAACCGCGCCATCCTCCCGGGCTGGTACGGGGTGGGCTCGGCGCTGGAGGCGTACGCGAAGGAGGAGGGTGGGGCGGCGATGCTCAAGCGCATGTACCGCGAGTGGCCCTTCTTCCGCACCGTCATCGACAACGTCACCATGGTGCTGGCCAAGACGGACATGGCCATTGCGGGCCGCTACGCGAAGCTGGCGCCCGCATTCACTCAGGCGCTGTGGCGGCGCATCCAGCAGGAGCACCTGCGCACGCGCAAGCAGGTGAAGCGGCTGACGGGAGAGCTGCGGCTTCTGGACAACAACCCGTCGCTCCAGCGGAGCATCTCCTTGCGCAATCCCTACGTGGACCCCATGTCCTTCCTCCAGGTGGAGCTGCTCAAGCGCAAGCGCCAGGGCCAGCCCGAGTGCGACAGACCGCTGCTACTCACGCTCAATGGCATCGCCGCCGGCATGAGGAACACGGGGTAG